The genomic region CGTCGGCCACGGAGATCAGGAGCAGCCGGGGTCTGCCGCCCTCCGCGCGCACCCTGCGTACGGTCTCCAGCAGGGCGTACGGGTCGGGGATGCCGCCGCACTCGGCGGGCGTCGGCACGTGGTAGGCGGGCCGGCCCAGCAGCCGTGCCTGGGGCATCCAGGTGGCGGGGCAGGGCCGGGGCATGAGCACGTCGCCGCCGTACGCCGCGATCAGTGCGAGGAGGAGCGGCTGGACACCCGGGGCCGCCGCGATGTCCTCGGGCCCGCCGTGCAGGCCGCGACGCCCCCAGTAGGCGCAGGCCGCCTCGCGCAGGATCGTTCCGCCACCGGGCGGCTCGGGCCGGGTCCGCGCGGCCGACGCGGCCAGCACGCCGGCGAGCTCGGGCAGGACGGGGAGGCCGGGGTCGGGGGCGGGCGGCCCGTACCGGACCGGGCCGTGGTCCTCCCCGGGCGGGCGGTGCTGCTGCCGCTCGCTGTGCATCCCGGGGCCTCCCTCCGCCTGCGTCCCTCTGGCCCCTTTATACGGAGGTTCCGCCGGGTCCGCCCGCGCACCGGCCCCGGAGGCGGCAGAAATACGCACGCCGTCCACCCGCCCCGCTCATCCGCCGAACGGCGTCCCCGGCATCCCCTGCCCGATGTCCGGCAGCACGAGCAGGGAGCCCGACAGCGGGTGCGGGGAGTCCAGGCCCGTCCGGGCGGTGGACACGTACAGGTCGCGGAGGCCGGGCCCGCCGAACGCGCAGGCCGTGGGCCGGCGGACCGGCAGGTCCACGACCCGGTCCACCCGGCCGTCGGGGGTGTGGCGCCGGATCGCCGCGCCGTCCCAGAAGGCGGTCCACACACAGCCGTCGGCGTCCACCGTCAGCCCGTCGGGCCATCCGGCGCCCGGCTCGGCCTCGGCGAAGGGACGACGGTTTAGGACGCGCTCCCCGTCCACGTCGAAGACGTCGATGCGCCGGGTGGTGGTGTCGATGTAGTACATGAGCCGGCCGTCGGGGCTCCATCCGGTGCCGTTGCTGACGGTCACCGAGTCCAGGACGCGGCTCACCGTGCCGTCCGGGGCGATCCGGGACAGGGTGCCGCCCCCCTCCGCCTCGTCGTAGCGCATGGTGCCCGCCCAGAGCGCGCCGTCCGGTGCCACGGCCGCGTCGTTGCCCCGCCGTCCGGGGACGGGGTCGTGAACCAGCCAGGAGAAGGCACCCGCCGCGTCGTAGAGTCCCGCTCCGTCCCGCAGGACGACCACGAGGCCGCCGTCCGCCCGGGGTTTCGCCGCCCCGACGTGCTGGCCGGTGGCCATGACCGTACGGCGGCCGGTCGACGGGTCGTAGGTGTGGACGCGGGCCGAGAGGATGTCGACCCAGATCAGCCGCCCGGTGGCCGGGTCCCAGGTCGGGCCTTCACC from Streptomyces sp. QL37 harbors:
- a CDS encoding SMP-30/gluconolactonase/LRE family protein, translated to MRPVLEVAVREQAELGEGPTWDPATGRLIWVDILSARVHTYDPSTGRRTVMATGQHVGAAKPRADGGLVVVLRDGAGLYDAAGAFSWLVHDPVPGRRGNDAAVAPDGALWAGTMRYDEAEGGGTLSRIAPDGTVSRVLDSVTVSNGTGWSPDGRLMYYIDTTTRRIDVFDVDGERVLNRRPFAEAEPGAGWPDGLTVDADGCVWTAFWDGAAIRRHTPDGRVDRVVDLPVRRPTACAFGGPGLRDLYVSTARTGLDSPHPLSGSLLVLPDIGQGMPGTPFGG